In Desulfurococcaceae archaeon MEX13E-LK6-19, the genomic window TATTCGATATCTATGTACCTGAGGAGATCATATCTGGTGCTGGGAAGAAGAAAATTAGCGGTATAGAGATCAAGATGATCAAGCCTGAGGAATACATAGTATTAAAGGCTAGACAGGGAGTAGACCTAGATAAGTTATCGAAGTATATTAGTGAGTTGAAGAACGATATTGATAAGAGGATCATATTGAGAACTATCATGTACTTCCCCGAAGACGAGGAGAAACTTATTATAAGTAGGCTTAGACAAGCGGGTCTCTCAATATAATAGTTACGACCTTCCTTTTATATGGTGTCTAGCCTATTAATTTTAATTATAAAAACTTGTTTTGAGTGTTTCAGAACGTGAAAAGAGGTTTTCCGCTGAGTACTCCTCCTCTACCCATTATGAAACCTACTATTAATCCAACGATCAATATTACTGTCGCGACTCCCGATAGTGTTATGAGATCTAGTGTAGGTTGCGTCTCGGTAATGGTTGCTGTTGTGGTTACTAGACTTGTTGTTGTAAAGGTTTTTGTTGCTGTGTAGGGTACTGTTACTGTTTCTGTTGCTATAGTATTCATCATGGTTATTGTTGTTACGTTTACTAGATTTATTGTTGTTACTTCGGCTACTATCTTTTCTGTAGTGGTTGACGTTACTGTTGTGGTTACTGTTGTTGTTATTTCTTTTGTTGTTGTAGTGGTTGATGTTACTGTTTGTATAGAGTATAATGTTACAGTCTTTGTTTTTGTTACTGTTATCACTTCTGTGGGGTATTCTCCTGTAGGTGTGGCTATGTATGCTATTGGTATCACGGCATTTAGTACTACGTTAGTTTGCTGTTGTACAACTAGACTTGTTGTTATTGTTATTATTATTGGTATCTCGTCTTTACTGTGGCCTGTTGGCGATAGATCATATTCTGGTACGGTCTTCTTTGATAGAGTAACGTTGTTAGGATACCCGTTGTCAACCCATATCATATTTTCTGTGGAGGAGAGTGTGCTTAGATAAGCGTCTTCTAGTTTAGCGAGGAATAAGTCTTCGCTTCCACTGCTAAAGCTTGTTGTTGAGCCTGTAATGTATATGTTGTCGTTGACTACCGTTACTGCTGATGAGGAATCGTATTCGCTTCCCCCTATTACTATGAACCAGTCAATGTTACCTGTTTTGGCATCTATTCTTGCCACGAATATGTCTCCTTGATCGGTGTCTGTTGCGGAGTAGCTTGTTGTAAAGCCTGTCACATAGATCTTACCATTATAATACTTTATTCCATAGGGTATGTCGTCTCCGTCTCCACCAAACATCTTGATCCATTCTATTGTCCTGTTTTCGTCAGGCAGTATTTTGGCGACAAATGCATCTATTGTGTCAGTTGTTGTGTTGAGAGTCCATCCTGCTACATATATTGTCTCGTTTTCATCCAAAGTTATCGCGGTAGCTTCATCGCTTTCACTTGTGCCTATTACTTTAAACCACAAAAGAGAGCCTTTGCTCGAAATCTTAGCTACAAATGCATCATATATACCATACCCGTAGCTTGCAGTTTTCCCAACGATATAAATGTTATTTTCATTGTCTAAATACAAACCATTGGCTTCATCAGAGTATGGTCCGCCTATAGTTAATGCCCATATGAGCGATCCATTTTCACTTAATTTCACGACAAGTACATCTGATGATCCTGCGCCAAAACTTCTCGTATATCCTGTAGCGTAAAGGTAGTTGTCGCTTCCCTGTTTAAGCGACTTTAATGAATCTGCTTGGCTTCCTCCTAGAGTAACATACCATATTATGTTTCCAAACCTATCGATCTTTGTTATGTATGCGTCTCTTCCTCCTGCACCAAAACTATATGTTGACCCGGCGACATACATGTAGTCTGTTCCTTTCACGGCTATATCGTAGGCTTCGTCGTCGCTGTTTCCGCCAAATATTATTGAGAATATGAGTCTACCAAGGGGATCTACTTTTGCTACGAATGCCTTTTTTGTTGTATTGCTCCAGCTTAGAGTTGTCCCTGTTATGTATACGTTGTTTCTATAGTCTAGCGTGATCCCGTTGCCCGGTGTCTCGGCCCCTGTCCCACCTATTGTCAGGAACCATGTTGCATACCCGTTTTGTGTCCCGGAATCCGCGTTTAGTGGTGTTGCCAGTACTGCTAGTATTATGGTGAGTATCGTTAGGTAGGATTTGAGCCTCAGCATTGATCACCTCATTCTACCAGTATTATCTATTATTTTGGACGAATAATAAATACTTTATCAATAATTTTGATCTAGTGTATCATTTATTGCTACTTTATTTTATAGTCTGTGCTCTA contains:
- a CDS encoding SBBP repeat-containing protein, whose protein sequence is MLRLKSYLTILTIILAVLATPLNADSGTQNGYATWFLTIGGTGAETPGNGITLDYRNNVYITGTTLSWSNTTKKAFVAKVDPLGRLIFSIIFGGNSDDEAYDIAVKGTDYMYVAGSTYSFGAGGRDAYITKIDRFGNIIWYVTLGGSQADSLKSLKQGSDNYLYATGYTRSFGAGSSDVLVVKLSENGSLIWALTIGGPYSDEANGLYLDNENNIYIVGKTASYGYGIYDAFVAKISSKGSLLWFKVIGTSESDEATAITLDENETIYVAGWTLNTTTDTIDAFVAKILPDENRTIEWIKMFGGDGDDIPYGIKYYNGKIYVTGFTTSYSATDTDQGDIFVARIDAKTGNIDWFIVIGGSEYDSSSAVTVVNDNIYITGSTTSFSSGSEDLFLAKLEDAYLSTLSSTENMIWVDNGYPNNVTLSKKTVPEYDLSPTGHSKDEIPIIITITTSLVVQQQTNVVLNAVIPIAYIATPTGEYPTEVITVTKTKTVTLYSIQTVTSTTTTTKEITTTVTTTVTSTTTEKIVAEVTTINLVNVTTITMMNTIATETVTVPYTATKTFTTTSLVTTTATITETQPTLDLITLSGVATVILIVGLIVGFIMGRGGVLSGKPLFTF